In Chitinivibrionales bacterium, the following proteins share a genomic window:
- the infA gene encoding translation initiation factor IF-1: MAKQESIQVEATVEENLPNATFKVKLDNDHIVLAHISGKMRKNYIRILPGDRVLVELSPYDLNRGRIVYRYK; encoded by the coding sequence ATGGCAAAACAGGAATCAATTCAAGTTGAAGCAACTGTTGAAGAGAACCTGCCAAACGCAACGTTTAAAGTTAAGCTCGACAACGACCATATTGTATTGGCCCATATTTCCGGTAAAATGCGCAAGAACTATATCCGGATTCTTCCGGGCGACAGGGTGCTGGTCGAACTATCCCCCTACGATCTGAACCGTGGACGTATTGTTTACCGGTATAAATAA